The Oncorhynchus mykiss isolate Arlee chromosome 28, USDA_OmykA_1.1, whole genome shotgun sequence genome includes a window with the following:
- the LOC110509174 gene encoding protein THEM6: MLLCALVGLLLLFSCLDVWYFLRGVVVVVQAWFQPPVWDVLAEQSVAGRVLPHDLDYMGHMNNARYLRECDFARFHHYMRNGIFKALRTLKATMVVGASTIRYRRSLAFGEAFDLRTRIVAWDDKSFYVEQRFVSQGDGFISAVMLCRQNVLRSNPESILQLLCKRKVECPDYPEDLQHWISFISASSQALRAQSGLEDKTGAQEDKDK, translated from the exons ATGTTGCTGTGTGCTCTGGTGGGTCTGCTGCTGCTGTTCTCCTGTCTGGATGTGTGGTACTTCCTgcggggggtggtggtggtggtgcaggCCTGGTTCCAACCCCCGGTCTGGGATGTCCTGGCAGAACAGAGTGTTGCTGGGAGGGTCCTACCTCATGACCTGGACTATATGGGTCACATGAATAACGCCAGATACCTCCGGGAGTGTGACTTCGCCAG GTTCCACCATTACATGCGGAACGGGATCTTTAAGGCCCTACGGACCCTGAAGGCCACCATGGTGGTGGGGGCCTCCACTATTCGCTACCGACGCTCGCTGGCCTTCGGGGAAGCATTTGACTTGCGCACTCGCATCGTGGCATGGGACGACAAGTCATTCTACGTGGAGCAGCGGTTTGTCTCCCAGGGCGACGGGTTCATCTCCGCGGTGATGCTATGCAGACAGAATGTTCTCCGTAGCAACCCTGAGAGCATCCTACAGCTGCTCTGCAAGAGGAAG gtGGAGTGTCCCGACTACCCTGAGGATCTGCAGCACTGGATCAGCTTCATCTCAGCCAGCAGCCAGGCCCTGAGAGCCCAGAGTGGACTAGAGGACAAGACTGGAGCGCAGGAAGACAAAGACAAGTGA